In one Methylobacterium sp. SyP6R genomic region, the following are encoded:
- a CDS encoding Pls/PosA family non-ribosomal peptide synthetase has product MNHTAGTVRTPTGTSQPVVPPAGAAVLRGPVRPDLIRDEVLAEVFRDTARARPDHAALIDAASGTDQASRARLSYAEVDRRSDAIASGLASRGIKPGDVVGLWMARSPDLLVAQIGITKAGAAWLPFDAEAPSDRVAICLKDAEAKALVTSAALKDKAPTEACPALTPDEIAAQASGPAPDLRAAGLTPEHPAYLIYTSGSTGVPKGIVISHRNICHFLRSANDLYGVTGDDVVFQGASVAFDLSMEEIWVPYLAGATLFVASPAQMGDAEALPDILIEAGITVLDTVPTLLGLMTKDVPALRLILLGGEALPEPLIARWATGSRKLFNTYGPTEATVVATAAEMKPGDPVTIGGPIANYTAYIADEALNLVGPGVQGELLIGGPGIAKGYLARPELTAEKFVANPYGGNSSDPVLYRSGDAVSLDHAGRIVFHGRIDDQVKVRGFRVELGEIESRIRVQPGIASAAVVLRQDDGVDRLVAFVVPERGAEFDRGRLRSALAETMPPYMIPAHFEVVESLPVLAASGKVDRKALRARPLAVVETSGEQEEPRDETEAALLAAAHTVFGNQPIPFEADFFNDLGGHSLLAARFVSAVRTVPALAAITLQDVYNGRTLRAMSETLIERTGGAGAAAATHDLSFAPPPLMRRFLCGLAQAAVLPFVIALATAQWLGIFVTYLLITGGELGFFSEMAVLLLVYIGLNAATALIAIAVKWLVLGRTKPGRYPLWGTYYFRWWLTQRLTPLVHVKWLQGSPMIRIYLRLLGAKIGEDALISDIEIGAPDLVSIGRGASLGGRLTLANAEVVGNELIIGPVSIGDDVAIGTSCVVGYDTRIEDHAELADLTTVPSGTVVGRAEAWDGSPGRKVGMVDLSDIHPEPEVSGQRRAVFFAIYAVLLAAIPAVGLLPIFPAFYIFDQISDSLATMTDVDYHWYLPFLTWPTAMLMTAGTVGLIAGIRWLVLPRLREGSYSIHSGVYLRKWAVALAAEVTLETLSSLFATVYMRAWYRLMGAGMGQGAEISTNLAGRYDLAEVGPRNFIADEVVYGEEEVRRGVMELAPVRTGARVFVGNDAVVPPGAIIPDDVLIGIKSKPPANDRMAPGETWFGSPPIKLPVRQKVDLGQAQTFEPGIWPRVRRGVFEAFTSSFSPMLFITFAILAIDFVFYPAILAGDWSGLAISFVATSVVIAVLQTLVVIAVKWLLMGRYEPGMHPMWSWWAMRTEAVAVMYWGLAGKVLLEHLMGTPFLPWVLRLFGTRTGEGVCLLATDITEFDCVTIGDFASVNRMSALQTHLYEDRVMKVGRVEVGRGVSVGAFATVLYDTKVGDYAQLRPLTIVMKGESIPANSRWEGAPAVPVVHQAMAAE; this is encoded by the coding sequence ATGAACCACACCGCCGGGACCGTCCGCACGCCCACCGGGACGAGCCAGCCGGTCGTCCCGCCCGCAGGCGCGGCGGTGCTCCGCGGCCCCGTACGGCCGGACCTGATCCGCGACGAGGTGCTGGCCGAGGTCTTTCGCGACACCGCCCGGGCGCGGCCCGACCACGCCGCGCTCATCGACGCGGCGAGCGGCACCGATCAGGCCTCGCGCGCCCGCCTGTCCTATGCCGAGGTCGACCGGCGCTCGGACGCGATCGCCTCGGGCCTCGCTTCACGCGGCATCAAGCCCGGCGACGTGGTCGGCCTGTGGATGGCGCGCTCGCCCGACCTGCTGGTGGCGCAGATCGGCATCACCAAGGCCGGCGCCGCCTGGCTGCCCTTCGACGCCGAGGCGCCCTCGGACCGGGTCGCTATCTGCCTGAAGGATGCCGAGGCGAAAGCCCTGGTGACGTCCGCGGCGCTCAAGGACAAGGCGCCGACCGAGGCCTGCCCGGCCCTGACCCCGGACGAGATCGCCGCCCAGGCGAGCGGCCCGGCGCCGGACCTGCGGGCCGCCGGCCTCACCCCCGAGCACCCGGCCTACCTGATCTACACCTCGGGCTCGACCGGCGTGCCGAAGGGCATCGTCATCAGCCACCGCAACATCTGCCACTTCCTGCGCTCGGCCAACGACCTCTACGGCGTCACGGGCGACGACGTGGTGTTCCAGGGTGCGTCCGTCGCCTTCGATCTCTCGATGGAGGAGATCTGGGTTCCGTATCTGGCCGGCGCGACCCTGTTCGTGGCGAGCCCGGCCCAGATGGGCGATGCCGAGGCCCTGCCCGACATCCTGATCGAGGCCGGCATCACCGTCCTCGACACGGTGCCGACCCTGCTCGGCCTGATGACCAAGGACGTGCCCGCCTTGCGGCTGATCCTGCTCGGCGGCGAGGCTCTCCCCGAGCCGCTCATCGCCCGCTGGGCCACCGGCTCGCGAAAGCTGTTCAACACCTACGGGCCGACAGAGGCGACCGTGGTGGCGACCGCCGCCGAGATGAAGCCCGGCGACCCCGTCACGATCGGCGGGCCGATCGCCAACTACACCGCCTACATCGCCGACGAGGCCCTGAACCTGGTCGGGCCCGGCGTGCAGGGCGAACTCCTGATCGGCGGTCCCGGCATCGCCAAGGGCTACCTCGCCCGGCCGGAACTGACGGCGGAAAAGTTCGTCGCCAACCCGTATGGCGGCAATAGTTCGGACCCGGTGCTCTATCGCTCGGGCGACGCGGTCTCGCTGGATCACGCCGGCCGCATCGTCTTCCACGGCCGCATCGACGACCAAGTGAAGGTTCGCGGCTTCCGGGTCGAGCTCGGCGAGATCGAATCGCGGATCCGGGTGCAGCCGGGCATCGCCTCGGCGGCGGTGGTGCTGCGCCAGGATGACGGCGTCGACCGGCTCGTCGCCTTCGTGGTTCCCGAGCGGGGCGCCGAGTTCGATCGCGGCCGGCTGCGTTCGGCGCTCGCCGAGACGATGCCGCCCTACATGATCCCGGCGCATTTCGAGGTGGTGGAGAGCCTGCCCGTGCTCGCCGCCTCCGGCAAGGTCGACCGCAAGGCGCTTCGCGCTCGGCCGCTCGCCGTGGTCGAGACCTCCGGCGAGCAGGAGGAGCCCCGCGACGAGACGGAAGCCGCTTTGCTCGCCGCCGCCCACACGGTGTTCGGCAACCAGCCGATCCCGTTCGAGGCCGACTTCTTCAACGATCTCGGCGGGCACTCGCTGCTCGCCGCGCGCTTCGTCTCGGCGGTGCGCACGGTGCCGGCGCTCGCCGCCATCACCCTCCAGGACGTCTATAACGGCCGCACCTTGCGGGCGATGTCCGAGACCCTGATCGAGCGGACCGGCGGCGCGGGCGCGGCGGCCGCGACCCACGACCTGTCGTTCGCGCCGCCGCCGCTCATGCGCCGCTTCCTGTGCGGCCTGGCGCAAGCCGCCGTGCTGCCCTTCGTGATCGCCCTCGCCACCGCGCAGTGGCTCGGCATCTTCGTCACCTACCTGCTCATCACCGGCGGAGAACTCGGCTTCTTCTCCGAGATGGCGGTGCTGCTGCTGGTCTATATCGGCCTCAACGCCGCGACGGCGCTGATCGCCATCGCGGTGAAGTGGCTGGTGCTGGGGCGGACGAAACCCGGACGCTATCCGCTCTGGGGCACCTACTATTTCCGCTGGTGGCTGACCCAGCGCCTGACGCCGCTGGTCCACGTCAAGTGGCTCCAGGGCTCGCCGATGATCCGCATCTACCTGCGGCTTCTCGGCGCCAAGATCGGCGAGGACGCGCTGATCTCCGACATCGAGATCGGCGCGCCGGACCTCGTCAGCATCGGGCGCGGTGCCTCGCTCGGCGGCCGGCTGACGCTCGCCAATGCCGAGGTGGTCGGCAACGAGCTGATCATCGGACCCGTCTCGATCGGCGACGACGTCGCCATCGGCACCTCCTGCGTCGTCGGCTACGACACCCGCATCGAGGATCACGCGGAACTGGCCGACCTCACCACCGTGCCGTCGGGCACCGTGGTCGGCCGCGCCGAGGCCTGGGACGGTTCGCCCGGCCGCAAGGTCGGCATGGTCGATCTCTCGGACATCCATCCGGAGCCCGAGGTCTCGGGCCAGCGCCGGGCGGTGTTCTTCGCGATCTACGCCGTGCTGCTGGCGGCGATTCCGGCGGTCGGCCTGCTGCCGATCTTCCCGGCCTTCTACATCTTCGACCAGATCAGCGATTCGCTGGCGACGATGACCGACGTGGATTACCACTGGTACCTGCCGTTCCTGACCTGGCCGACGGCGATGCTGATGACCGCCGGCACGGTCGGGCTGATCGCCGGCATCCGCTGGCTGGTGCTGCCGCGCCTGCGCGAGGGCAGCTACTCGATCCATAGCGGCGTCTACCTGCGCAAATGGGCGGTGGCGCTCGCCGCCGAGGTGACGCTGGAAACCCTCTCGTCGCTCTTCGCCACGGTCTACATGCGGGCCTGGTACCGGCTGATGGGCGCCGGAATGGGCCAGGGCGCCGAGATCTCCACCAACCTCGCCGGCCGCTACGACCTCGCGGAAGTCGGCCCGCGCAACTTCATCGCCGACGAGGTCGTCTACGGCGAGGAGGAGGTGCGCCGCGGCGTGATGGAGCTGGCCCCGGTCCGCACCGGCGCCCGGGTCTTCGTCGGCAACGACGCGGTGGTGCCGCCCGGCGCCATCATCCCGGACGACGTGCTCATCGGCATCAAGTCGAAGCCGCCGGCCAACGACCGCATGGCGCCCGGCGAGACCTGGTTCGGCTCGCCGCCGATCAAGCTGCCGGTCCGCCAGAAGGTCGATCTCGGCCAGGCCCAGACCTTCGAGCCCGGGATCTGGCCGCGGGTCCGCCGCGGCGTGTTCGAGGCCTTCACCTCCTCGTTCTCGCCGATGCTGTTCATCACCTTCGCCATCCTGGCGATCGACTTCGTATTCTACCCGGCCATCCTCGCCGGCGACTGGTCGGGCCTCGCCATCAGCTTCGTCGCCACCAGCGTTGTGATCGCGGTGCTGCAGACCCTGGTGGTCATCGCCGTGAAGTGGCTGCTGATGGGCCGCTACGAGCCCGGCATGCACCCGATGTGGTCGTGGTGGGCGATGCGCACCGAGGCGGTGGCGGTGATGTACTGGGGTCTGGCCGGCAAGGTGCTGCTCGAGCACCTGATGGGCACGCCGTTCCTGCCCTGGGTGCTGCGGCTGTTCGGCACCCGCACCGGCGAGGGCGTGTGCCTGCTCGCGACCGACATCACCGAGTTCGACTGCGTCACCATCGGCGACTTCGCCTCGGTCAACCGGATGTCGGCGCTCCAGACCCACCTCTACGAGGACCGGGTGATGAAGGTCGGCCGGGTCGAGGTCGGCCGCGGCGTCAGCGTCGGCGCCTTCGCGACGGTGCTCTACGACACCAAGGTCGGCGACTACGCCCAGCTGCGCCCGCTCACCATCGTGATGAAGGGCGAGAGCATCCCGGCCAATTCCCGCTGGGAGGGCGCGCCGGCGGTGCCGGTGGTGCATCAGGCGATGGCGGCGGAGTAG
- a CDS encoding histidine phosphatase family protein yields MTRAPLYFVRHGETDWNAEGRLQGQRDTALNRKGHAQAAEAGERLAALLGTGIGDLPYVASPMERTRHTMEGLRTALGLDPAGYTIDPRLREIGFGAWEGLTWKEVRRSDPARSQARDRDRWAFCPPGEGAESYAMVAERVRPLLDSLDRPTIVVAHGGVARAVMVALGTASTEEAPHLEILQGRVLVFEAGTRRWA; encoded by the coding sequence GTGACGCGCGCGCCGCTCTACTTCGTGCGCCACGGCGAGACCGACTGGAACGCCGAAGGCCGCCTCCAGGGACAGCGCGACACGGCCCTCAACCGCAAGGGCCACGCCCAGGCCGCGGAGGCCGGCGAACGTCTGGCGGCCCTGCTGGGCACCGGCATCGGCGACCTGCCCTATGTCGCCAGCCCGATGGAGCGCACCCGGCACACCATGGAGGGCCTGCGCACTGCGCTCGGCCTCGATCCCGCCGGCTACACGATCGATCCGCGCCTGCGCGAGATCGGCTTCGGCGCCTGGGAGGGCCTGACCTGGAAGGAGGTCCGGCGCTCGGACCCGGCCCGGTCCCAGGCCCGCGACCGCGACCGCTGGGCCTTTTGCCCGCCGGGCGAGGGCGCCGAGAGCTACGCCATGGTGGCCGAGCGGGTGCGCCCGCTCCTCGACTCCCTCGACCGCCCGACCATCGTCGTGGCGCATGGCGGCGTCGCCCGGGCGGTCATGGTGGCGTTGGGGACGGCCTCGACCGAGGAGGCGCCCCACCTGGAGATCCTCCAGGGCCGAGTCCTGGTCTTCGAGGCCGGCACCCGGCGCTGGGCCTGA
- a CDS encoding polyphosphate kinase 2 family protein has protein sequence MSKKNPKDKPVSLPGHPRPSSAAWASEAGSLAEASPGFLAEHGATIPVPPPGIVQFRPEAPCRLAEIDPDAPGSSDGKAAAEAELVEVRARIQALQERLYAERKRSLLVVLQAIDTGGKDGTIRHVFEGVNPQGCRVSSFKTPSAEELDHDFLWRYHREVPARGMIGVFNRSHYEDVLIVRVKQLVPEALWRPRYDLINDFERLLTLSGTTVLKIFLHISKAEQKERLESRLADPTKNWKFDPADLVEREAWDSYQAAFQDALTLCGTRLAPWHVVPANRKWFRNLAVARLIAGTLEAMDPRFPEPKADLRGITVPD, from the coding sequence ATGTCGAAGAAGAACCCGAAAGACAAGCCGGTTTCGCTCCCCGGCCATCCGCGCCCGTCCTCCGCCGCCTGGGCGAGCGAGGCCGGATCGCTGGCGGAGGCGAGCCCGGGCTTCCTCGCCGAGCACGGCGCGACGATCCCGGTCCCGCCGCCGGGAATCGTCCAGTTCCGGCCCGAGGCGCCGTGCCGGCTCGCCGAGATCGACCCGGACGCGCCGGGTTCCTCCGACGGCAAGGCGGCGGCGGAAGCCGAGCTGGTCGAGGTGCGCGCCCGCATCCAGGCGCTGCAGGAACGGCTCTATGCCGAGCGCAAGCGCAGCCTGCTGGTGGTGCTCCAGGCGATCGATACCGGCGGCAAGGACGGGACGATCCGCCACGTCTTCGAGGGCGTGAACCCGCAAGGGTGCCGGGTGTCGTCGTTCAAGACGCCGAGCGCCGAAGAGCTCGACCACGATTTCCTCTGGCGCTACCACCGCGAGGTGCCGGCCCGCGGCATGATCGGGGTGTTCAACCGCAGCCATTACGAGGACGTGCTGATCGTCCGGGTCAAGCAGCTGGTGCCCGAGGCGCTGTGGCGGCCGCGCTACGACCTCATCAACGATTTCGAGCGCCTGCTCACCCTCTCGGGCACCACGGTGCTCAAGATCTTCCTGCACATCTCGAAGGCGGAGCAGAAGGAGCGGCTCGAGAGCCGCCTCGCCGACCCGACCAAGAACTGGAAGTTCGACCCCGCCGACCTCGTCGAGCGCGAGGCCTGGGATTCCTACCAGGCGGCGTTCCAGGACGCGCTGACGCTCTGCGGCACGCGGCTCGCGCCCTGGCACGTGGTGCCGGCCAACCGCAAGTGGTTCCGCAACCTCGCGGTGGCCCGGCTGATCGCCGGCACGCTGGAAGCGATGGACCCGCGATTTCCCGAGCCGAAGGCGGATTTGCGCGGGATCACGGTGCCGGATTGA
- the paaZ gene encoding phenylacetic acid degradation bifunctional protein PaaZ, translating to MRLESYVQGRWIAPGGHWTGIRSAVTGAVVAEVGGGGLDMAEVLDHARRVGGPALRRLTFHQRAEMLKRLATYLNERRDGLYALSHQTGATRADNLIDIDGGIGTLFVYASKGRRELPNATFLIDGAVEPLSRGGSFVGRHVMTARRGCAVHINAFNFPCWGLLEKLAPAILAGVPVVTKPATITSYVAHALVRLIAESGILPEGALQCVVGPTGDLFDHLTGQDVVSFTGSAETAQTLQRHPVIAREAVHFVAERDSLNAAILGPDAGPGTPEFDLYVKEVAKEMTVKAGQKCTAIRRALAPRQHVPAVIEALKQRLAGVTIGDPAREDVRMGPVVGLSQRRDVLARVEALRGEAELVFGDPARLAVAGADPETGAFLPPMLLHCADPLRARQVHELEAFGPVCTVMGYDGLEAAAALANRGGGSLVASLYTHDPAAAAELVFGVSPYHGRLVVLDRDCAKEQTGHGSPMPHMMHGGPGRAGGGEELGGVRALSHYMQRTALQGSPAMLTRITQSWIKGAPETILPEHPFRCHFEDLEIGRSFHSAERVITLQDIEHFARFTGDTFYAHMSEEATKGHPFFPGRVAHGYLLLSFAAGLFVDPDPGPVLANYGLDSLRFLKPIQPGEAIRVRLTAKEKSPRNAQYGEVRWDVEIRTAADETAATYELLTMNAMRGA from the coding sequence ATGCGGCTGGAGAGCTACGTCCAGGGACGCTGGATCGCGCCGGGGGGACACTGGACCGGCATCCGCAGCGCCGTGACCGGCGCGGTGGTGGCGGAGGTCGGCGGCGGCGGTCTCGATATGGCCGAGGTGCTGGACCATGCCCGCCGGGTCGGCGGTCCGGCCTTGCGCCGCCTCACCTTCCACCAGCGCGCCGAGATGCTGAAGCGGCTCGCCACCTATCTCAACGAGCGCCGGGACGGGCTCTACGCCCTGTCGCACCAGACCGGGGCGACCCGCGCCGACAACCTGATCGACATCGACGGCGGAATCGGCACTCTCTTCGTCTACGCCTCGAAGGGGCGGCGCGAATTGCCGAACGCCACATTCCTGATCGACGGAGCGGTGGAGCCGCTGTCGCGGGGCGGCAGCTTCGTCGGGCGCCACGTGATGACGGCGCGGAGAGGCTGCGCCGTCCACATCAACGCCTTCAACTTCCCGTGCTGGGGCCTGCTCGAAAAGCTCGCGCCCGCGATCCTCGCCGGCGTGCCGGTGGTGACGAAGCCTGCCACCATCACGTCTTACGTCGCCCACGCGCTGGTGCGGCTGATCGCCGAATCCGGCATCCTGCCCGAGGGCGCGCTGCAATGCGTGGTCGGCCCGACCGGCGACCTGTTCGATCACCTGACCGGCCAGGACGTGGTGTCGTTCACCGGCTCGGCCGAGACCGCGCAGACTCTCCAGCGCCATCCGGTCATCGCCCGCGAGGCGGTGCATTTCGTCGCCGAGCGCGACTCGCTCAACGCGGCGATCCTCGGCCCCGATGCCGGGCCCGGCACGCCGGAATTCGACCTCTACGTCAAGGAGGTCGCCAAGGAGATGACCGTCAAGGCCGGGCAGAAATGCACGGCGATCCGCCGGGCGCTGGCGCCGCGCCAGCATGTGCCGGCGGTGATCGAGGCGCTCAAGCAGCGCCTCGCCGGGGTCACGATCGGCGATCCCGCCCGCGAGGACGTGCGGATGGGCCCTGTGGTCGGCCTGTCGCAGCGCCGCGACGTGCTCGCCCGGGTCGAGGCCTTGCGGGGGGAGGCCGAGCTGGTCTTCGGCGATCCGGCGCGCCTCGCGGTGGCGGGGGCGGATCCTGAGACCGGCGCCTTCCTGCCGCCGATGCTGCTCCACTGCGCCGACCCGCTCCGGGCCCGGCAGGTGCATGAGCTGGAGGCCTTCGGCCCGGTCTGCACCGTGATGGGCTATGACGGGCTGGAGGCGGCGGCGGCGCTCGCCAATCGCGGCGGAGGGAGCCTCGTCGCCTCGCTCTACACCCACGACCCGGCGGCGGCGGCGGAACTGGTCTTCGGCGTCAGTCCCTATCACGGTCGCCTCGTCGTCCTCGACCGCGACTGCGCCAAGGAGCAGACCGGCCACGGCTCGCCGATGCCGCACATGATGCATGGCGGCCCCGGCCGGGCCGGCGGCGGCGAGGAGCTGGGCGGCGTGCGGGCCTTGTCCCACTACATGCAGCGCACGGCGCTGCAGGGCTCGCCCGCGATGCTGACCCGGATCACCCAGAGCTGGATCAAGGGCGCGCCGGAAACAATCCTGCCCGAGCACCCGTTCCGCTGCCACTTCGAGGACCTGGAGATCGGCCGCAGCTTCCACTCGGCCGAGCGGGTGATCACGCTTCAGGACATCGAGCATTTCGCTCGATTCACCGGCGACACCTTCTACGCCCATATGAGCGAGGAGGCGACGAAGGGGCACCCGTTCTTCCCCGGCCGGGTGGCGCACGGCTACCTGCTCCTGTCCTTCGCCGCCGGCCTGTTCGTCGATCCCGATCCGGGCCCGGTTCTCGCCAATTACGGGCTCGACTCGTTGCGCTTCCTCAAGCCGATCCAGCCCGGCGAGGCGATCCGGGTGCGGCTCACCGCCAAGGAGAAGTCGCCGCGCAACGCGCAATACGGCGAGGTGCGGTGGGACGTGGAGATCCGGACGGCCGCCGACGAAACGGCGGCGACCTACGAATTGCTGACGATGAACGCGATGCGGGGAGCGTGA